The following coding sequences are from one uncultured Desulfobacter sp. window:
- the dctP gene encoding TRAP transporter substrate-binding protein DctP, translating into MKRKSMQVCLILVLVLIGTSLVGAKERMIRWKYNSLWPVGIGLYEGDKYFCETVNRLSNGRLKIKLYPSGQLLPGYQNLDAVKKGTIQCAGDFGSYWVGKNTAFDILATTPMGMTWIDYMLWIYHGGGQALYDELYGQHGCKWLLQNFTPIEAGIRTHKPIRTLEDYKGLRLRMGSLFGQKILQKLGASPVLLDGSEVYESVARKVVDGAEFSIATVDWTVGFQNITKYWNAPAWYQTAIVLGVIVNQDAWNELPDDLKEVVIQASRATTAYMSSWFEYGNIKATQDFLAAGTEITHLDDDSMKKISTIISEVLAEEAEKNPDFKKILASQINFMKDFAPVRNYESPFTFGTNSVSLPELK; encoded by the coding sequence ATGAAACGCAAGTCAATGCAGGTTTGTTTGATCCTGGTACTGGTGTTGATTGGAACGTCACTGGTGGGTGCCAAAGAACGTATGATCCGATGGAAATACAACTCTTTGTGGCCGGTGGGCATAGGGCTCTATGAGGGCGATAAATATTTTTGTGAAACGGTCAACCGGTTAAGCAACGGCCGGTTAAAAATCAAACTATATCCGTCGGGACAACTGCTGCCCGGATATCAGAATCTGGACGCCGTTAAAAAAGGCACCATTCAATGCGCCGGCGACTTTGGTTCCTACTGGGTGGGTAAAAATACCGCCTTTGATATTCTTGCCACAACGCCCATGGGCATGACCTGGATCGACTACATGCTCTGGATCTATCACGGCGGGGGGCAGGCGCTTTATGACGAACTCTACGGCCAACACGGCTGCAAATGGCTGCTTCAAAATTTCACCCCCATCGAAGCGGGGATCAGAACCCACAAACCCATCCGTACCTTGGAGGATTATAAGGGATTGCGCCTTCGCATGGGCAGTCTTTTCGGCCAGAAAATTCTTCAGAAATTAGGGGCCTCACCCGTACTGCTGGACGGCAGCGAAGTATATGAGTCCGTAGCCCGCAAGGTCGTTGACGGGGCGGAATTCAGCATCGCCACAGTGGACTGGACCGTCGGGTTCCAAAACATCACCAAGTACTGGAATGCGCCTGCATGGTATCAGACCGCCATTGTACTGGGCGTGATCGTGAACCAGGATGCCTGGAACGAACTTCCCGATGATTTGAAAGAAGTGGTTATCCAAGCCTCCCGGGCCACCACGGCCTACATGAGCTCCTGGTTTGAATACGGCAACATCAAGGCAACCCAGGACTTTCTGGCGGCAGGCACCGAGATTACTCACCTGGACGACGACTCCATGAAAAAGATATCAACCATTATCAGCGAAGTCTTGGCTGAAGAAGCTGAAAAGAATCCGGATTTCAAGAAGATACTCGCTTCACAGATTAATTTTATGAAAGATTTTGCACCGGTTCGAAACTATGAATCACCGTTTACCTTTGGTACAAATTCCGTTTCCCTGCCTGAATTAAAATAA
- a CDS encoding TolC family outer membrane protein codes for MRALGTALKTRKKSLPSLADLIFSMGRISVFIKANEKKGVVIVLKYCRGVKLLFILSVLAVFYSGTVAASEDVNHGPIPLNDILRDIIETNPDIIAAKANYHSVLEELSIAKSGYFPKIGAEASIGPEVTDGIDTNDQREEYIASRALIYLRQNLFKGGETKAFVEETDARILSAAYEVITVANQVFLDAVEAYINVLKTRELLAYSKQNVMTQERILNQVKERTTAGFTRVSDLTNSRARLSLARGNLISAQQDLNHAVVRFHRQFGRILQPEQFVMPEPAFKFPETVEEATDFAFRHHPALEVARFNIHARKSAYERTKGAYWPSLDLELKAQYDNDTDGDNGDNTQVAAYLKLSYLFYDGGIRKGEKGQKYHSLLEEYQVAYTERRNVNQAVQLAWNINQAEQVKKGFLNDHLSLSAETLAAFKDEYHLGRRTMLDLLNMENEYNDAKIANAESQYNQLTAYYRISQATGMMIHEFDTGLLEEMHLPSEKPYDLAEYEPEILDPNRDVDTVVDASDQCDNSAQGADVSVYGCIGEKVSSIGYTEPANISPYILPEEGTPEALNLKIDTRKDVQSISLENITFHFDSSELTDQAKQMLIPISEQLKAASDYTIEIIGHTDSIASDAYNQKLSEARADSVVKELERLGVDGARMTSSGRGESQPVADNSTKEGRRKNRRTEFRLTK; via the coding sequence TTGCGCGCGTTGGGGACCGCCTTGAAAACAAGGAAAAAATCGTTGCCATCACTGGCAGATTTAATTTTCTCCATGGGCCGAATTTCAGTATTCATCAAAGCCAATGAAAAGAAAGGAGTTGTCATCGTGTTGAAATATTGCCGGGGTGTTAAATTGCTGTTTATTTTGAGTGTGTTAGCTGTGTTCTATTCCGGCACTGTGGCTGCTTCGGAGGACGTGAATCATGGCCCCATACCCTTGAACGATATATTAAGGGATATTATCGAAACCAATCCTGATATTATAGCCGCCAAGGCAAACTATCACAGTGTTCTTGAAGAGCTTTCCATTGCTAAAAGCGGCTACTTCCCCAAGATCGGCGCAGAAGCGTCCATCGGGCCTGAGGTGACGGACGGCATTGATACCAACGATCAAAGAGAAGAGTATATTGCATCCCGGGCACTGATCTATCTTCGGCAGAATCTGTTCAAAGGGGGAGAGACAAAAGCCTTTGTGGAAGAGACGGATGCCCGAATTCTCTCTGCCGCCTATGAAGTCATCACGGTTGCAAACCAGGTCTTTCTCGACGCGGTGGAAGCCTATATCAATGTGTTGAAAACCCGCGAACTGCTGGCGTATTCAAAACAAAACGTCATGACCCAGGAACGGATACTCAATCAGGTTAAAGAACGGACCACCGCCGGATTCACCCGGGTTTCGGATCTGACCAACTCCCGGGCACGATTGTCCCTTGCCCGGGGGAATCTGATTTCGGCCCAGCAGGACCTGAACCATGCTGTTGTAAGATTTCACCGCCAGTTCGGCCGGATACTGCAGCCCGAACAATTTGTAATGCCCGAACCTGCGTTTAAATTTCCGGAGACGGTTGAAGAGGCAACTGATTTTGCCTTTCGCCACCATCCGGCCCTGGAGGTTGCAAGGTTTAATATTCATGCGCGTAAATCCGCCTATGAACGAACCAAAGGGGCATACTGGCCCAGTCTTGATCTTGAGTTAAAAGCCCAGTACGACAATGATACGGATGGTGATAATGGGGATAATACCCAGGTCGCGGCGTACCTGAAATTAAGTTACCTCTTTTACGACGGAGGAATCCGAAAAGGAGAGAAAGGCCAAAAGTACCATTCCCTGCTTGAAGAGTATCAGGTTGCATATACCGAACGAAGAAATGTGAACCAGGCCGTCCAGCTGGCCTGGAATATCAATCAGGCCGAGCAGGTCAAAAAAGGGTTTCTCAATGATCATCTATCCTTGAGTGCAGAGACGCTGGCGGCATTTAAAGATGAGTATCATCTGGGGCGCCGGACAATGTTGGACCTCCTTAATATGGAAAATGAGTATAACGACGCTAAAATTGCCAATGCCGAATCCCAATATAATCAACTGACGGCATATTACAGAATTTCCCAGGCAACAGGGATGATGATTCATGAGTTTGATACCGGACTGCTCGAGGAGATGCATCTTCCCTCCGAAAAGCCCTATGACCTTGCAGAATATGAACCAGAGATCCTGGATCCGAACCGTGATGTTGATACGGTGGTGGATGCCAGTGATCAATGCGATAATTCCGCCCAGGGCGCAGATGTTTCGGTTTACGGTTGCATCGGGGAAAAGGTCTCCTCCATCGGCTATACGGAACCGGCAAACATCAGTCCTTACATACTGCCCGAAGAGGGGACACCCGAAGCGTTGAATCTCAAGATAGATACCAGAAAGGATGTCCAGTCCATCAGCCTGGAGAACATTACCTTTCATTTTGACTCGTCCGAATTAACCGACCAGGCCAAACAGATGCTCATACCGATTTCAGAGCAGCTTAAGGCCGCATCGGATTATACGATTGAAATCATCGGCCATACCGACAGTATTGCCAGTGACGCCTATAATCAAAAATTGTCCGAAGCCCGGGCTGACAGTGTTGTCAAAGAGTTGGAACGGCTGGGCGTTGATGGTGCCAGGATGACGTCGAGCGGGCGGGGGGAAAGTCAGCCTGTTGCCGATAATTCAACCAAAGAGGGGCGGCGCAAGAACCGCCGCACGGAATTTCGACTGACCAAATAG
- a CDS encoding GntR family transcriptional regulator, with translation MLKYQNISTSILEFLRRQIVSGKIQGGERLIENKLSVELGISRPPLRETFRILQNESLVRTTPRLGTFVTELSSADFNQICDLRIMVECFAVQQLKNIGRKELPELEKIVEIQNAVQIPKKFIDEEQKYTLFWKFADFHLQLVESAGNAYLTHWYRGLSSNIARYQYLFFFQPGAIAKDLNDHTKMLALIKSDQLEEAEDLMKSHLEYQRRQLMNTINRVERADANEEAHP, from the coding sequence ATGCTGAAGTACCAAAATATTTCAACAAGCATCCTTGAATTTTTAAGGCGGCAGATTGTGTCCGGAAAAATTCAAGGCGGTGAACGCCTCATCGAAAATAAACTGTCCGTTGAACTTGGGATCAGTCGCCCGCCCCTAAGAGAAACCTTTCGCATCCTTCAAAACGAAAGCCTGGTCCGAACCACCCCCCGCCTCGGTACCTTTGTAACAGAACTCAGTAGTGCCGATTTTAACCAGATATGTGATCTTCGCATCATGGTAGAATGCTTTGCTGTTCAGCAATTAAAAAACATTGGACGAAAAGAACTGCCGGAGCTGGAAAAAATTGTTGAAATCCAGAATGCGGTTCAGATTCCCAAAAAATTTATCGACGAAGAACAAAAATATACATTGTTCTGGAAATTTGCCGATTTTCACCTTCAACTGGTTGAATCTGCAGGCAACGCCTATCTCACCCACTGGTACCGGGGATTGTCGTCAAACATTGCGCGGTATCAATATCTGTTTTTCTTCCAACCCGGGGCCATCGCCAAAGACCTGAACGACCATACCAAAATGCTGGCGTTAATTAAATCAGACCAGTTGGAAGAAGCTGAAGACCTGATGAAATCACACCTGGAATACCAGCGCAGACAGTTGATGAATACAATCAACCGGGTTGAAAGGGCAGACGCGAATGAAGAAGCACATCCATAA
- a CDS encoding TRAP transporter small permease subunit yields MEPFNRIILLIEKIIAFIGKAAAWAIIPLMLIMVFEVVTRRMLNHPTVWTFETSTQLYGFHFMMLGAYTLQVGRHISVDIIVERFSKRTRAILDILLYLVFFFPFMIVLLVESTAFARESWKIFETSFSVFAPPIYPIKTVIPITALLLLLQGTCLFYRKCFFVAKGVEL; encoded by the coding sequence ATGGAACCGTTCAATCGAATCATTTTATTAATTGAAAAAATTATTGCCTTCATCGGCAAAGCCGCAGCCTGGGCCATCATACCATTGATGCTGATCATGGTGTTTGAGGTGGTGACCCGGCGCATGCTCAATCATCCCACGGTATGGACCTTTGAAACCAGCACCCAGCTTTACGGATTTCATTTTATGATGCTGGGTGCCTATACCCTGCAGGTGGGCCGTCACATTTCCGTGGACATTATTGTGGAGCGCTTCAGCAAGCGTACCCGGGCAATCCTGGACATATTGCTTTATCTTGTTTTCTTTTTCCCTTTTATGATTGTTTTACTTGTTGAAAGTACAGCCTTTGCCCGGGAATCATGGAAAATTTTTGAAACCAGTTTCTCTGTGTTTGCCCCCCCGATCTATCCCATTAAAACGGTGATTCCCATTACGGCACTGCTGCTTTTACTTCAGGGCACCTGCCTGTTTTATCGAAAATGTTTCTTTGTGGCAAAGGGGGTTGAGCTATGA